The proteins below come from a single Clarias gariepinus isolate MV-2021 ecotype Netherlands chromosome 17, CGAR_prim_01v2, whole genome shotgun sequence genomic window:
- the nrarpa gene encoding notch-regulated ankyrin repeat-containing protein A, producing MSQADVSTCSAPQRVFQEAVRRGNTKELHSLLQNMSSCEFNVNSFGPEGQTALHQSVIDGNLELVKLLVKFGADIRLANREGWSALHIAAFGGHQDIVLYLITKAKYSNGAR from the coding sequence ATGAGCCAGGCGGACGTGTCCACTTGCTCTGCGCCGCAGCGGGTGTTCCAGGAGGCGGTGCGCCGCGGAAACACCAAGGAGCTGCACTCCCTGCTGCAGAACATGAGCAGCTGCGAGTTCAACGTCAACTCGTTCGGACCCGAGGGCCAGACCGCGCTGCACCAGTCGGTCATCGACGGAAACCTGGAGCTCGTCAAGCTGCTGGTGAAGTTCGGGGCGGACATCCGGCTCGCCAACCGCGAGGGCTGGAGCGCGCTGCACATCGCCGCGTTCGGGGGCCACCAGGACATCGTGCTGTACCTCATCACCAAGGCCAAGTACTCGAACGGAGCCCGGTGA